One Methylobacterium sp. 77 DNA window includes the following coding sequences:
- a CDS encoding glycoside hydrolase family 15 protein — translation MTERAGTGIALTADASNVGDGAAALSRGASTAVETKATEHPIQDYGALGDGRSVVLVGPDGAVAWWCVPEMDSPPLFDRLLEPENGGYFQVCPEGTYTMERCYRTDSNVLETIFTTESGTARVTESLNSSHAGRLPWCELARRLEGVAGTVTFRIRAVFGTQGDSHSPWLQPNPNGCVFHVGPVLGVVRFSDNIRILEEEDRTIAATVTLGQGESALVALLAGEDEPLGIPTIAEIDARIDVSDAAWRHWAEGLHYEGPHRTEVRRSGLALKLLLYSPSGAIAAAATTSLPERIGGPKNYDYRYAWIRDAGYTVNAFLRVGAMPEAKAAFSWLMKHLHAHGAQVFYTLRGGRVPEESTLDLAGYGGSRPVRVGNAAARQHQHGIYGDIFETATLFVAGGNILDQKSAKVLADLADECADRWRQKDAGIWELEVPQHYTMSKISAWQALARAIELAEAGHIAATCVPRWSRERDRIQAWIEEHCWSETRQAYTFYPGTERLDASLILAVRFGFDGRERLSSTIDAIRDELGRGPLLFRYSGAEKEEGAFVACSFWLVEALAELGRQDEAETVFTGTMRAVAKGVGIMSEMVDPATGDHLGNTPQGLSHLALLHAACSLRGDRERSLKAAR, via the coding sequence ATGACTGAACGAGCCGGGACGGGGATCGCTCTCACCGCCGACGCCTCAAACGTCGGCGATGGGGCTGCAGCGCTATCACGAGGCGCATCCACGGCCGTCGAGACGAAGGCCACCGAACATCCGATTCAGGATTACGGCGCGTTGGGCGACGGTCGCTCGGTCGTGCTCGTCGGGCCGGATGGTGCGGTGGCGTGGTGGTGCGTGCCCGAGATGGATTCGCCGCCCCTGTTCGACCGGCTGCTGGAGCCCGAGAACGGCGGCTATTTTCAGGTCTGCCCCGAGGGCACGTATACGATGGAGCGGTGCTACCGCACCGACAGCAACGTCCTCGAGACGATCTTCACCACCGAATCCGGCACGGCGAGAGTGACGGAATCCCTCAACAGCAGTCACGCCGGACGACTGCCCTGGTGTGAACTGGCGCGGCGGCTGGAGGGAGTCGCAGGGACGGTCACATTCCGGATTCGCGCCGTCTTCGGCACGCAGGGCGATTCCCACTCACCCTGGCTGCAGCCCAACCCCAATGGCTGCGTCTTCCATGTCGGCCCAGTCCTCGGCGTGGTGCGCTTCAGCGACAACATCCGAATCCTCGAGGAGGAGGACCGCACCATCGCCGCAACGGTGACACTGGGGCAGGGTGAGAGCGCCCTGGTGGCGCTTCTCGCTGGCGAGGACGAGCCTTTGGGCATTCCGACCATCGCGGAGATCGACGCGCGCATCGATGTCAGCGACGCGGCGTGGCGGCACTGGGCGGAGGGGCTGCATTATGAAGGGCCGCACCGGACAGAGGTGCGGCGCAGCGGCCTCGCCCTCAAATTGCTCCTCTATTCGCCGAGCGGCGCGATCGCCGCCGCAGCCACGACCTCGCTGCCGGAGCGCATCGGCGGGCCGAAGAACTACGATTACCGTTACGCCTGGATCCGCGACGCCGGCTACACCGTCAACGCGTTCCTGCGCGTCGGCGCGATGCCGGAGGCGAAGGCGGCCTTCTCGTGGCTGATGAAACACCTGCACGCGCACGGTGCGCAGGTGTTCTACACCCTGCGCGGCGGGAGAGTGCCGGAGGAGAGTACTCTCGATCTCGCCGGCTATGGCGGGTCGCGCCCGGTCCGGGTCGGCAACGCGGCGGCCCGGCAGCACCAGCACGGGATCTACGGCGACATCTTCGAGACCGCGACCCTGTTCGTCGCCGGTGGCAATATCCTCGACCAGAAGAGCGCCAAGGTCTTGGCGGACCTCGCCGACGAATGTGCCGACCGCTGGCGCCAGAAGGATGCCGGCATCTGGGAACTGGAGGTTCCGCAACATTACACGATGTCGAAGATCAGCGCCTGGCAGGCCCTCGCCCGCGCCATCGAGCTGGCGGAGGCCGGCCATATCGCGGCGACCTGCGTCCCGCGCTGGTCGCGCGAACGCGATCGGATCCAGGCATGGATCGAGGAACATTGCTGGTCGGAGACGCGCCAAGCCTACACGTTCTATCCCGGCACCGAGCGCCTCGACGCGTCGCTGATCCTGGCGGTGCGCTTCGGGTTCGACGGGCGCGAGCGCCTGTCCTCGACCATCGACGCGATCCGCGACGAACTCGGTCGCGGCCCGCTTCTCTTCCGCTATTCCGGAGCCGAGAAGGAGGAGGGTGCCTTCGTGGCCTGTTCGTTCTGGCTCGTGGAGGCCTTGGCCGAACTCGGCCGGCAGGACGAGGCCGAGACGGTCTTCACCGGCACGATGCGCGCTGTCGCAAAGGGCGTCGGCATCATGAGCGAGATGGTGGACCCGGCCACCGGCGACCATCTCGGCAACACACCGCAGGGCCTGAGCCATCTCGCTTTGCTTCACGCCGCCTGTTCCCTGCGCGGCGACCGCGAACGATCCCTGAAAGCGGCCCGATGA
- a CDS encoding phosphatase PAP2 family protein encodes MDHAIMKYTLKLGFIALYALAPAPALAQTATNLEALRGLAPVSALAATPEGKAALAANLKVTGDIQLGRHDQPLLLSFADQQQLALRDCFITDGNAAELADGLGTSLGDAYQAKARYEDFKTFTNVSGSIARLIGYTNNITKSDSNSGKYFFANATTNGEAPASEAARAIFTTIGGTPDVFGKAYGRPAGTPGADAFGNSRPFQTEPKLLAYRGEDYFGAASHSMDWLRGPKQNLTDSPSYPSGHTTYGYTESLLLALLVPERYQQMIARGAEYGNNRIVVGAHYAMDVLGGRSVALHAVAHLLANDPAYVGQTRANPAIVNEMSRTTNDAVTITDYPEALKAARADLQAFLSERCGDTVTACAAADRSRFKDSAANAAMYASTQTYGLPVVHPARSNMAVDVGKAAPEAGYLLTAAFPALTLAEANDILTSTLGPAGGFLDDGSAFGLYSRLDLYTAGGKAASLAASRRAAAP; translated from the coding sequence ATGGACCACGCCATCATGAAATACACTCTCAAGCTCGGGTTCATCGCGCTCTACGCCCTCGCCCCCGCCCCCGCGCTGGCACAAACGGCGACGAACCTCGAAGCCCTGCGCGGGCTGGCGCCGGTGAGCGCCCTCGCGGCGACGCCCGAGGGCAAGGCCGCGCTCGCCGCCAACCTGAAGGTGACCGGCGACATTCAATTGGGCCGTCACGACCAGCCCTTGCTGCTGTCCTTCGCCGACCAGCAGCAGCTCGCCCTGCGCGACTGCTTCATCACCGACGGCAATGCGGCGGAACTCGCCGACGGTCTGGGCACGTCGCTCGGAGACGCCTATCAGGCTAAGGCCCGCTACGAGGACTTCAAAACCTTCACCAATGTCTCAGGCAGCATCGCCCGGCTGATCGGCTACACCAACAACATCACCAAGTCGGATTCCAATTCGGGGAAGTACTTCTTCGCCAATGCAACGACGAATGGCGAGGCGCCCGCCTCCGAGGCCGCCCGCGCGATCTTCACGACGATCGGCGGCACGCCGGATGTCTTCGGCAAGGCCTATGGCCGACCGGCCGGAACGCCGGGGGCGGACGCCTTCGGCAATTCCCGCCCGTTCCAGACCGAGCCAAAGTTGCTCGCGTATCGGGGCGAGGATTACTTCGGTGCCGCCTCCCACAGCATGGACTGGCTGCGGGGACCGAAACAGAACCTGACGGACAGCCCGTCCTATCCGAGCGGCCACACCACCTACGGCTACACGGAATCGCTGCTCCTCGCCCTCCTGGTCCCGGAGCGCTACCAGCAGATGATCGCGCGCGGGGCGGAGTACGGCAACAACCGGATCGTCGTCGGGGCCCATTACGCCATGGACGTGCTCGGCGGCCGGAGCGTCGCGCTCCACGCCGTCGCCCACCTGCTGGCCAACGACCCGGCCTATGTCGGACAGACCCGCGCGAACCCGGCCATCGTCAACGAAATGAGCCGCACGACCAACGATGCGGTGACCATCACCGACTATCCGGAAGCCCTGAAGGCGGCACGCGCGGATCTCCAGGCCTTCCTTAGCGAGCGCTGCGGCGACACCGTGACCGCCTGCGCCGCCGCCGACCGGAGCCGGTTCAAGGATTCCGCGGCCAATGCGGCCATGTATGCATCCACCCAGACCTACGGCCTCCCGGTGGTGCATCCAGCCAGATCGAACATGGCGGTGGACGTCGGAAAGGCCGCGCCCGAGGCCGGATATCTCCTCACCGCCGCCTTTCCGGCGCTGACCCTGGCTGAGGCCAACGACATCCTGACATCCACCCTCGGTCCGGCCGGGGGCTTCCTCGACGACGGCTCGGCCTTCGGTCTCTATTCTCGCCTCGATCTCTATACAGCGGGGGGCAAAGCCGCCTCGCTCGCGGCGAGCCGGCGAGCCGCTGCCCCGTGA
- a CDS encoding Gfo/Idh/MocA family oxidoreductase: protein MSIASALGLTSSKKIRYAFVALGDITQEAMLPGVKHTGNSEIVAFVTGDPEKARGVGEQYGVTDSYGYEEFGELLASGTIDAIYLATPNWRHAEFAVPALKAGIHVLVEKPLEISVEKSREIIAAQKTSGAKLMVAYRLHFEPCTLATIDLIRSGKLGDLLTFTSTFTQMVSPENHRATNGIEAGPIFDMGPYPINAARYVFGDEPTEVVSAVGIRHPQAGLGDFDDTVAVTLRFPQDRIAQFVLSYYGNTLDSYAVVGTKGSVEVNPGYMYGKPLQHIVTIGEEKSHNSFKNTDHFGGELKYFSDCILDDRDPEPDGEEGYADMRVIEGIVRALQTGTSQVLEPFLRTKRIDTKAQEQTLSAQKSPDLINTSNPGKGKDKVPLN, encoded by the coding sequence ATGAGCATCGCTTCCGCCCTCGGCCTGACGTCGTCCAAGAAAATTCGCTACGCCTTCGTGGCTCTGGGCGACATCACCCAGGAAGCGATGCTGCCGGGTGTGAAGCACACCGGCAATTCGGAGATCGTCGCCTTCGTCACGGGCGATCCGGAGAAGGCGCGCGGTGTCGGCGAGCAATACGGCGTCACCGATTCCTACGGCTACGAAGAGTTCGGCGAGTTGCTGGCATCGGGCACCATCGACGCGATCTATCTCGCCACGCCGAATTGGCGCCATGCCGAGTTCGCGGTGCCCGCGCTGAAGGCCGGCATCCACGTCCTCGTCGAGAAACCGCTGGAGATTTCAGTCGAGAAGTCCAGGGAGATCATCGCGGCGCAGAAGACTTCCGGTGCCAAGCTGATGGTGGCCTATCGCCTGCATTTCGAACCCTGCACCCTGGCCACCATCGATCTGATCCGATCCGGCAAGCTCGGTGACCTTCTCACCTTCACCTCGACGTTCACCCAGATGGTCTCGCCCGAGAACCACCGGGCGACGAACGGTATCGAGGCCGGCCCGATCTTCGATATGGGGCCCTATCCGATCAACGCCGCCCGCTACGTCTTCGGCGATGAGCCGACGGAGGTGGTCTCCGCCGTCGGAATCCGCCACCCGCAAGCCGGTCTCGGCGACTTCGACGACACCGTCGCGGTGACGCTCAGGTTCCCGCAGGATCGCATCGCGCAGTTCGTGCTGTCCTATTACGGCAATACGCTGGACAGCTATGCAGTGGTCGGCACCAAGGGCAGCGTCGAGGTCAATCCCGGCTACATGTACGGCAAGCCTTTGCAGCACATCGTGACCATCGGTGAAGAGAAGAGTCACAACAGTTTCAAGAACACCGACCATTTCGGCGGCGAGCTCAAATACTTCTCCGACTGCATCCTCGACGACCGCGATCCCGAGCCAGACGGTGAGGAAGGCTATGCCGACATGCGCGTGATCGAAGGCATCGTCCGCGCCTTGCAGACCGGGACCTCGCAGGTTCTCGAACCATTCCTTCGCACGAAGCGCATCGATACGAAGGCGCAGGAGCAGACGCTCTCGGCACAAAAATCGCCGGACCTGATCAACACCTCGAATCCCGGCAAGGGCAAGGACAAGGTTCCGCTGAACTAG
- a CDS encoding MFS transporter: MTGTTTFGETTPDTIAVPDVAPGRHPGLVLTALAMGGFAIGTTEFATMSLLPAFAPDLGIDAPTAGHVISAYALGVVVGAPVIAVLAAKVARRTLLVGLMVLFALGNGLSALAPSYHGMLLFRFLAGLPHGAYFGVAALVAASLVPRERRTQAVSRVILGLTIATVAGVPLANVIGQLVGWRWSFGLVAVLALMTAVSVRLLAPLGPPAVGASALRELGALRRGQVWLTLAIGAIGFGGLFSVYTYLASTLIDVTHASPAAIPVVLAMFGLGLTCGNLVCAWAADRALMPAAGLTLVWTAAALALYPFSVGSVWTLAPVVFLIGCGGGLATILQTRLMDVAEDAQTLAAALNHSAFNFANALGPWLAGLALTAGFGLPSTGWVGVGLALGGLVLWAASSLIERYGASG; this comes from the coding sequence ATGACCGGAACCACCACATTCGGCGAGACCACGCCGGACACCATCGCGGTACCGGACGTCGCGCCCGGCCGACACCCCGGCCTCGTCCTGACCGCGCTGGCCATGGGCGGCTTTGCCATCGGCACCACCGAATTCGCGACGATGAGCCTGCTGCCGGCCTTCGCTCCCGATCTCGGCATCGATGCGCCGACGGCGGGCCACGTCATCAGCGCCTATGCGCTCGGCGTCGTCGTCGGCGCACCGGTCATCGCCGTTCTCGCGGCGAAAGTCGCTCGCAGGACGCTCCTCGTCGGGCTGATGGTGCTGTTCGCGCTCGGCAACGGCCTCTCGGCGCTCGCGCCGAGCTATCACGGGATGCTCCTCTTCCGCTTCCTCGCCGGCCTGCCGCATGGCGCCTATTTCGGCGTGGCCGCCCTCGTCGCCGCCTCTCTCGTCCCGCGCGAGCGGCGAACCCAGGCGGTCTCGCGCGTGATCCTGGGCCTCACCATCGCGACGGTGGCGGGCGTACCGCTCGCCAACGTGATTGGGCAGCTCGTCGGGTGGCGCTGGAGCTTCGGACTCGTCGCCGTTCTCGCTCTTATGACGGCCGTGTCGGTGCGCCTCCTGGCGCCCCTCGGGCCACCGGCGGTCGGTGCGAGCGCCCTGCGCGAGCTCGGCGCGCTCCGGCGCGGGCAGGTCTGGTTGACGCTCGCCATCGGGGCGATCGGGTTCGGCGGCCTGTTCTCGGTCTATACCTACCTCGCCTCGACGCTGATCGACGTCACCCATGCCTCTCCGGCGGCGATCCCGGTGGTGCTCGCCATGTTCGGCCTCGGCCTGACATGCGGCAACCTCGTCTGCGCCTGGGCCGCGGACCGCGCCCTGATGCCGGCAGCGGGCCTGACGCTTGTCTGGACGGCAGCGGCTCTGGCGCTCTACCCGTTCTCGGTCGGCAGCGTCTGGACGCTGGCGCCGGTGGTGTTCCTGATCGGCTGCGGCGGTGGCCTCGCCACCATTTTGCAGACACGGCTGATGGATGTGGCCGAGGATGCGCAGACCCTCGCCGCCGCGCTGAACCACTCGGCCTTCAACTTCGCCAACGCGCTCGGCCCCTGGCTCGCCGGCCTCGCCCTCACCGCCGGTTTTGGCCTGCCCTCGACCGGGTGGGTCGGCGTCGGGCTGGCGCTCGGCGGATTGGTGCTATGGGCGGCGTCCTCGCTGATCGAGCGCTACGGGGCCAGCGGTTGA
- a CDS encoding PAS domain S-box protein — translation MEDDIDRLRRREDDLEAEVTWLRAEIATGIHSPAAGQKTSAAGPDVLFTAAEKTRMPQIVTDPNLPDNPIVFANRAFQEMSGYSAAELVGRNCRFLQGPATDPAEVARLRDSIAARRDVVVEIINYHRDGSPFRNELYVSPVFDPAGHLRYFFGSQLDVTRFRTEEGKLAESEARYRTLFDAIDAGFCIVEMRFDATGRAIDYRFVEVNPAFEHQAGLGNVEGRWVSDVIPGIEPRWLETYGEVALTGNPVRFESGAVTLGRWFDVHALRIGEPAQQRVAILFNDITERREAETVLRTTARERTTERDLVWRASRDLLVICGFDGIYRAVNPAWTEMLGWPAETLVGARFDDFIHPDDKEAAAQAVDLLRSGAVLDNLDIRQPTADGGERWISWNAIPQGDHFYAAGRDVTERKALEEQLRQSQKLEAVGQLTGGVAHDFNNLLTVIRSSTDLLRRPDLPEERRRRYVDAISDTVTRAAKLTGQLLAFARRQSLSPEVFDVARGVASVADMVGTLTGARIQVETQIDTGRDADGQPLGCLIDADPSQFDTALVNMVVNARDAMDGEGRLTIRVRRASIIPAIRAHPRIRGDYVAVSVSDTGSGIAPEMLDRIFEPFFTTKGVGQGTGLGLSQVFGFAKQSGGEVAVESRLGQGTTFTLYLPRAPGEAVVAEPVQEPPALAESHGTRVLVVEDNAEVGAFATQALQELGYVTLWAMDAQQALDALARDPSGFEVVFSDVVMPGMNGIDLAQAIKRKWPAMPVVLTSGYSHVLAEEGSHGFELLRKPYSVADLSRILRLAVSR, via the coding sequence ATGGAGGACGACATCGATCGGCTGCGGCGGCGCGAGGATGATCTCGAAGCCGAGGTCACGTGGCTGAGGGCGGAGATCGCCACCGGCATCCATTCGCCGGCCGCCGGCCAGAAGACCTCGGCGGCGGGGCCGGACGTGCTGTTCACGGCGGCGGAGAAGACCCGCATGCCGCAGATCGTCACCGATCCGAACCTGCCCGACAATCCCATCGTCTTCGCCAACCGCGCCTTTCAGGAGATGAGCGGCTATTCCGCAGCGGAGCTCGTCGGGCGGAATTGCCGCTTCCTGCAGGGGCCGGCGACCGACCCCGCCGAGGTGGCGCGCCTTCGCGACTCCATCGCCGCGCGCCGCGACGTCGTCGTCGAGATCATCAATTATCACCGCGACGGGTCTCCGTTCCGCAACGAACTCTATGTCAGCCCGGTCTTCGATCCGGCGGGGCACCTGCGCTACTTCTTCGGCAGCCAGCTCGACGTCACCCGCTTTCGCACCGAGGAAGGCAAGCTCGCCGAGAGCGAGGCGCGGTACCGGACCCTGTTCGACGCGATCGATGCCGGATTCTGCATCGTCGAGATGCGCTTCGATGCGACCGGGCGCGCCATCGACTACCGCTTCGTCGAGGTGAATCCGGCTTTCGAGCATCAGGCCGGACTTGGGAACGTCGAGGGCCGCTGGGTCAGCGACGTCATTCCCGGGATCGAGCCACGCTGGTTGGAGACCTACGGCGAAGTCGCTCTGACCGGCAATCCGGTCCGGTTCGAGAGCGGCGCGGTGACCCTTGGCCGCTGGTTCGACGTCCATGCCCTGCGCATCGGCGAGCCGGCGCAGCAGCGCGTCGCCATTCTCTTCAACGACATCACCGAGCGACGCGAAGCCGAGACGGTGCTGAGGACCACGGCGCGCGAGCGGACCACGGAGCGTGATCTCGTCTGGCGGGCGAGCCGCGATCTCCTCGTGATCTGCGGCTTCGACGGGATCTACCGCGCGGTCAATCCGGCCTGGACCGAGATGCTCGGCTGGCCTGCCGAGACCCTGGTCGGCGCTCGCTTCGACGACTTCATACACCCGGACGACAAGGAGGCGGCAGCGCAGGCCGTGGACCTGCTACGGTCCGGTGCGGTCCTCGACAACCTCGACATCCGCCAGCCGACCGCCGATGGTGGCGAGCGCTGGATCTCCTGGAACGCGATCCCGCAGGGCGATCATTTCTACGCGGCCGGCCGCGATGTCACCGAGCGCAAGGCCCTCGAAGAACAACTCCGCCAGTCGCAGAAGCTCGAAGCCGTGGGCCAGCTCACCGGCGGCGTCGCGCACGACTTCAACAACCTGCTGACGGTGATCCGTTCCTCCACCGATCTCCTGCGCCGTCCCGACCTGCCCGAGGAGCGTCGCCGTCGCTACGTCGACGCCATATCGGATACGGTGACGCGCGCGGCCAAGCTCACCGGCCAGCTCCTGGCCTTCGCCCGGCGGCAATCCCTGTCTCCCGAAGTCTTCGACGTCGCCAGGGGCGTCGCCTCGGTGGCCGACATGGTCGGCACACTGACCGGTGCCCGGATTCAGGTCGAGACACAGATCGACACCGGCCGCGACGCCGATGGGCAACCGCTCGGCTGCCTCATCGACGCCGATCCGAGCCAGTTCGACACGGCGCTCGTCAACATGGTCGTCAATGCGCGCGACGCCATGGACGGGGAGGGCAGGCTGACGATCCGCGTCCGTCGCGCCTCGATCATCCCCGCAATCCGGGCTCATCCCCGCATCCGGGGCGATTACGTCGCCGTCTCGGTCTCCGATACGGGATCGGGCATCGCGCCCGAGATGCTCGACCGGATCTTCGAGCCGTTCTTCACCACCAAGGGTGTCGGCCAGGGCACCGGCCTCGGCCTGTCCCAGGTCTTCGGCTTCGCCAAGCAATCGGGCGGCGAGGTCGCGGTCGAGAGTCGTCTCGGGCAAGGGACGACGTTCACTCTCTACCTCCCGCGTGCGCCGGGAGAGGCCGTCGTCGCCGAGCCGGTGCAGGAGCCTCCGGCGCTGGCCGAGAGCCACGGGACCCGCGTCCTCGTCGTGGAGGACAATGCGGAGGTCGGCGCCTTCGCGACCCAGGCCCTGCAGGAACTCGGTTACGTCACTCTCTGGGCAATGGATGCGCAGCAGGCGCTCGACGCATTGGCACGCGACCCCAGCGGCTTCGAAGTGGTGTTTTCCGACGTGGTGATGCCGGGGATGAACGGCATCGATCTCGCCCAGGCGATCAAGCGGAAATGGCCCGCCATGCCCGTCGTGCTGACCTCCGGTTACAGCCACGTCCTCGCCGAAGAGGGCAGCCACGGCTTCGAACTCCTGCGCAAACCATACTCGGTCGCCGACCTCTCGCGCATTCTAAGGCTCGCCGTCTCGCGCTGA
- a CDS encoding ABC transporter ATP-binding protein, producing the protein MTEPVLSITGLTVPLPRGADRTNAIEGLSLSVGANEIVCIVGESGSGKSITASAVMGLLPPNLSPSAGQILLQGEDVLKVAPARLRALRGSRMAMVFQEPMTALNPVLKVGDQIAEMLEAHSGRGGREARRQRVLDLLADVHLPDPPSLVKAYPHQLSGGQRQRVMIAMALANDPALIIADEPTTALDVTTQAQILKLLKELQARRNAGILFITHDFGVVSQIADRVVVMQKGRLVEEGTTEEVLTRPRDPYTRMLIAAVPRAEPPPSRMRPPTAAPILAVRDLTKTYGGRGLFGGGRAVTALDGVSLALQPGETLGIVGESGSGKSTLARCVARFVDPSAGHIRIGGDDIALLPARELRPYRRRVQMVFQDPYRSLNPRRNVGQSIVEGPMNYGLSKEAAVARAIRLIDLVGLDAGALARYPHEFSGGQRQRIAIARALAMEPDVLIADEAVSALDVSVQRQVLELLEDIRARLNLSILFITHDLRVAARLCDRLVVMLGGRIVEEGQTAALFANPRHAYTQALFAAAPKLRLAEA; encoded by the coding sequence ATGACCGAGCCCGTCCTTTCGATCACCGGCCTCACCGTGCCGCTGCCGCGCGGCGCGGACCGTACCAACGCCATCGAGGGCCTGTCGCTCAGCGTCGGCGCGAACGAGATCGTCTGCATCGTCGGGGAGTCCGGCTCGGGCAAGTCGATCACCGCGAGCGCCGTGATGGGCCTGCTGCCGCCGAACCTGTCGCCGTCAGCGGGGCAGATCCTGCTGCAGGGCGAGGATGTGCTGAAGGTCGCTCCCGCACGCCTGCGCGCCCTGCGCGGCAGCCGCATGGCGATGGTGTTCCAGGAACCGATGACCGCGCTGAATCCCGTGCTCAAGGTCGGCGATCAGATCGCCGAGATGCTCGAGGCGCATTCCGGCCGGGGTGGCCGCGAGGCGCGCCGCCAGCGCGTCCTCGACCTTCTCGCCGATGTCCACCTTCCCGATCCGCCGAGCCTGGTGAAGGCCTATCCGCATCAGCTCTCCGGCGGCCAGCGGCAGCGGGTGATGATCGCCATGGCGCTCGCCAACGATCCGGCCCTGATCATCGCCGACGAGCCGACCACGGCGCTCGACGTCACCACCCAGGCGCAGATCCTCAAGCTGCTGAAGGAGCTTCAGGCCCGGCGCAACGCCGGTATCCTGTTCATCACCCATGATTTCGGCGTGGTCTCGCAGATCGCCGACCGGGTCGTGGTCATGCAGAAGGGGCGCCTCGTCGAGGAGGGCACCACGGAGGAGGTGCTGACCCGGCCGCGCGATCCCTATACCCGCATGCTCATCGCCGCCGTTCCCCGCGCCGAGCCGCCCCCTTCCCGAATGCGGCCACCGACAGCGGCGCCGATCCTCGCGGTGCGCGACCTCACCAAGACCTATGGCGGACGCGGATTGTTCGGCGGCGGTCGCGCGGTGACGGCTCTGGACGGCGTCAGCCTCGCGCTGCAGCCGGGGGAGACGCTCGGCATCGTCGGGGAATCGGGCTCGGGCAAGTCGACCCTGGCGCGTTGCGTCGCCCGCTTCGTCGATCCGTCCGCCGGCCATATCCGCATCGGCGGCGACGACATCGCCCTGCTGCCGGCGCGGGAACTGCGCCCCTACCGACGCCGCGTCCAGATGGTCTTCCAGGATCCCTACCGCTCGCTCAACCCGCGCCGGAATGTGGGTCAGTCGATCGTCGAGGGGCCGATGAATTACGGTCTCTCGAAGGAGGCGGCCGTGGCGCGCGCGATCCGCCTCATCGATCTCGTCGGCCTCGATGCGGGAGCCCTCGCCCGCTATCCCCACGAATTCTCCGGCGGCCAGCGCCAGCGCATCGCCATCGCGAGGGCGCTCGCCATGGAGCCGGACGTGCTCATCGCCGACGAGGCCGTGTCGGCCCTCGATGTCTCGGTACAGCGCCAGGTGCTGGAACTGCTGGAGGACATCCGCGCGCGGCTGAACCTCTCGATCCTGTTCATCACCCACGACCTGCGCGTCGCGGCCCGGCTGTGCGACCGGCTGGTCGTGATGCTCGGCGGCAGGATCGTCGAGGAGGGGCAGACGGCGGCACTCTTCGCGAATCCGCGCCACGCCTATACCCAGGCCCTGTTCGCGGCGGCCCCGAAGCTCAGGCTCGCCGAGGCCTGA
- a CDS encoding ABC transporter permease produces the protein MPPALRHPGVLVGLAVLLVVGLAALAAPYLWTGDPILLRPRLRLKPPSAVAWLGTDAFGRDVWTRVVYGARVSLAIGFSVAAASVLIGLFIGLVAGYLRRLDAVVMRIMDGIMAIPSILLAIAMVTLSGAGIGTVIVAIAIPEIPRVARLVRSVVLSVRSEPYVEAAIGAGTRLPMLLIRHVLPNTIAPLIVQGTYVCASAILTEAILSFLGAGIPTEIPSWGNIMAEGRQSFQIAPWVILFPGLCVAATVLAVNIIGDGLRDALDPRTARRFGALR, from the coding sequence CTGCCGCCGGCCCTGCGCCATCCGGGCGTGCTGGTCGGCCTCGCCGTGCTCCTCGTGGTCGGCCTCGCGGCGCTCGCCGCCCCTTATCTCTGGACCGGCGACCCGATCCTGCTGCGCCCGCGCCTGCGTCTCAAGCCGCCCTCGGCGGTGGCTTGGCTCGGCACCGACGCGTTCGGGCGCGATGTCTGGACCCGCGTCGTCTACGGCGCCCGTGTCTCGCTCGCCATCGGCTTCTCGGTGGCGGCGGCCTCCGTGCTGATCGGGCTCTTCATCGGCCTCGTCGCCGGCTACCTCCGCCGGCTCGACGCGGTGGTGATGCGGATCATGGACGGGATCATGGCGATCCCCTCGATCCTCCTCGCCATCGCCATGGTGACCCTGTCGGGGGCCGGGATCGGCACGGTGATCGTCGCCATCGCCATTCCCGAGATCCCGCGCGTGGCGCGCCTCGTGCGCAGCGTCGTCCTGTCGGTACGCTCGGAGCCCTATGTCGAGGCGGCGATCGGCGCCGGCACCCGCCTGCCGATGCTGCTGATACGCCACGTCCTGCCCAACACCATCGCGCCGCTCATCGTCCAGGGCACCTATGTCTGCGCCTCAGCGATCCTGACGGAGGCGATCCTCAGCTTCCTCGGAGCCGGCATCCCCACGGAGATTCCGAGCTGGGGCAACATCATGGCCGAGGGCCGGCAATCCTTCCAGATCGCGCCCTGGGTGATCCTGTTCCCCGGTCTCTGCGTCGCCGCCACGGTGCTCGCCGTGAACATCATCGGCGACGGATTGCGCGATGCCCTCGACCCGCGCACCGCGCGACGCTTCGGAGCTCTGCGATGA